The following proteins come from a genomic window of Alicyclobacillus dauci:
- a CDS encoding DUF1259 domain-containing protein: MADVKVTPRFRRLCNQFARILGGEHEIDQGPVCFVSRNRQLRATILGRRTTSPLVRYQLFSFESLDASGRALCLGETACTQRQADRLISNLRRNGIIVTALHNHWLFESPRLMYIHWESIDNPVAFARKTKRSIAFLG; encoded by the coding sequence ATGGCCGATGTTAAGGTAACCCCACGCTTCCGGCGACTCTGTAACCAATTTGCAAGGATTCTTGGCGGAGAGCACGAGATTGATCAAGGACCAGTTTGTTTTGTCAGTCGTAATCGTCAACTCCGCGCTACCATTTTGGGCAGGCGTACAACTTCACCCTTGGTCCGATACCAACTCTTTTCTTTTGAATCACTAGATGCATCCGGTCGTGCACTCTGTTTAGGTGAAACGGCATGTACCCAAAGACAGGCAGACCGACTGATCTCAAATCTCCGGCGAAATGGTATCATCGTAACTGCATTACACAATCACTGGCTATTCGAAAGTCCACGGTTAATGTACATTCACTGGGAATCTATAGACAATCCGGTGGCGTTTGCCCGGAAGACGAAACGCTCTATCGCGTTTCTGGGATAA